One stretch of Streptomyces sp. 135 DNA includes these proteins:
- a CDS encoding fumarylacetoacetate hydrolase family protein — MRIARFSIDGNVGYGAVEGESAPGKEGGLVLDIIKGIPYADFELSGTKVPLSKVRLLPPVLPNKIVAFGRNYAEHAAELGNETPDVPFAFLKPSTSLVGSGDAITYPSFSEELHHEAELAVVIGRMCREVPRERVKDVIFGYTCANDVTARDVQRREKQWARAKGFDSACPLGPWVETGLDLAAANDLTVQCTVNGQQRQLGRTSEMVHSIEDLIVNISEAMTLLPGDVILTGTPAGVGPLNVGDEVAVTIEGIGTLTNKVIKRG; from the coding sequence GTGCGCATCGCCAGGTTCTCCATCGACGGCAATGTCGGTTACGGCGCGGTCGAGGGGGAGAGCGCCCCCGGCAAGGAGGGCGGGCTCGTCCTCGACATCATCAAGGGCATCCCGTACGCCGACTTCGAGCTGTCCGGCACCAAGGTGCCGCTGAGCAAGGTCCGCCTGCTGCCGCCGGTGCTCCCGAACAAGATCGTGGCCTTCGGCCGCAACTACGCGGAGCACGCGGCGGAGCTCGGCAACGAGACGCCGGACGTCCCGTTCGCCTTCCTCAAGCCGTCCACCTCGCTCGTCGGCTCCGGGGACGCCATCACGTACCCCTCGTTCTCCGAGGAGCTGCACCACGAGGCCGAGCTGGCCGTGGTCATCGGCCGCATGTGCCGCGAGGTCCCGCGCGAGCGGGTCAAGGACGTGATCTTCGGCTACACCTGCGCGAACGACGTCACCGCACGCGACGTGCAGCGCCGCGAGAAGCAGTGGGCCCGCGCCAAGGGCTTCGACAGTGCCTGCCCGCTCGGCCCCTGGGTGGAGACGGGCCTGGACCTGGCGGCCGCGAACGACCTCACCGTCCAGTGCACGGTCAACGGCCAGCAGCGCCAGCTCGGCCGCACCAGCGAGATGGTCCACTCCATCGAGGACCTGATCGTCAACATCTCCGAGGCCATGACGCTGCTCCCCGGCGACGTCATCCTCACGGGCACCCCGGCCGGCGTCGGGCCCCTCAACGTCGGCGACGAGGTCGCCGTCACCATCGAAGGCATCGGCACTCTCACCAACAAGGTGATCAAGCGTGGCTAA
- the gltX gene encoding glutamate--tRNA ligase — MANANVRVRFCPSPTGNPHVGLVRTALFNWAYARHNEGTLVFRIEDTDAARDSEESYQQLLDSMRWLGFDWDEGPEIGGPHAPYRQSQRMDIYKDVAAKLLDGGYAYPCYCTTEELDARREAARAAGKPSGYDGLCRALTAEQIEAYEAEGRKHIVRFKMPDEATTFTDLVRGEITVQPENVTDYGIVRANGAPLYTLVNPVDDALMEITHVLRGEDLLSSTPRQIALYKALIELGIAKTIPEFGHLPYVMGEGNKKLSKRDPQASLNIYRERGFLPEGLLNYLSLLGWSFSADQDVFSMSDMVAKFDVADVNPNPARFDLKKAEAINADHIRMLDVKAFAEACEPWLRAPHANWAPEDFDEAAWQAIAPHAQTRVKVLSEITDNVDFLFLPEPVFDEASWTKAMKEGSDALLRTVRAKLEAADWTSPESLKEAVLAAGEEHGLKLGKAQAPVRVAVTGRTIGLPLFESLEILGKEKSLTRIDAALAKLTA, encoded by the coding sequence GTGGCTAACGCGAACGTCCGCGTACGTTTCTGTCCCTCCCCGACCGGCAACCCCCACGTGGGCCTGGTCCGCACCGCCCTGTTCAACTGGGCCTACGCCCGGCACAACGAGGGCACCCTGGTCTTCCGCATCGAGGACACCGACGCGGCGCGCGACTCCGAGGAGTCGTACCAGCAGCTCCTCGACTCGATGCGCTGGCTGGGCTTCGACTGGGACGAGGGCCCAGAGATCGGCGGCCCGCACGCGCCGTACCGCCAGTCGCAGCGCATGGACATCTACAAGGACGTCGCGGCCAAGCTCCTGGACGGCGGCTACGCCTACCCCTGCTACTGCACCACCGAGGAGCTGGACGCCCGCCGTGAGGCCGCCCGCGCCGCCGGCAAGCCGTCGGGCTACGACGGCCTGTGCCGCGCGCTGACCGCCGAGCAGATCGAGGCGTACGAGGCCGAGGGCCGCAAGCACATCGTCCGCTTCAAGATGCCCGACGAGGCGACCACCTTCACCGACCTGGTCCGCGGCGAGATCACGGTCCAGCCGGAGAACGTCACCGACTACGGCATCGTGCGTGCCAACGGCGCCCCGCTGTACACGCTGGTCAACCCGGTCGACGACGCCCTGATGGAGATCACCCACGTCCTGCGCGGCGAGGACCTGCTCTCCTCCACCCCGCGCCAGATCGCCCTCTACAAGGCGCTCATCGAACTCGGCATCGCCAAGACGATCCCCGAGTTCGGCCACCTCCCGTACGTCATGGGCGAGGGCAACAAGAAGCTCTCCAAGCGCGACCCGCAGGCGTCCCTGAACATCTACCGCGAGCGCGGCTTCCTCCCCGAGGGCCTGCTGAACTACCTGTCGCTCCTCGGCTGGTCGTTCTCCGCGGACCAGGATGTCTTCTCGATGTCCGACATGGTGGCGAAGTTCGACGTGGCGGACGTCAACCCGAACCCCGCCCGCTTCGACCTGAAGAAGGCCGAGGCGATCAACGCCGACCACATCCGCATGCTGGACGTGAAGGCCTTCGCCGAGGCCTGCGAGCCCTGGCTGAGGGCCCCGCACGCCAACTGGGCGCCCGAGGACTTCGACGAGGCCGCCTGGCAGGCCATCGCGCCGCACGCGCAGACCCGCGTGAAGGTCCTCTCGGAGATCACCGACAACGTCGACTTCCTGTTCCTGCCGGAGCCGGTCTTCGACGAGGCCAGCTGGACCAAGGCCATGAAGGAGGGCTCCGACGCCCTGCTGCGCACGGTCCGCGCCAAGCTGGAGGCGGCCGACTGGACCTCCCCCGAGTCCCTCAAGGAGGCCGTCCTCGCGGCCGGCGAGGAGCACGGCCTCAAGCTCGGCAAGGCCCAGGCCCCGGTCCGCGTCGCCGTCACCGGCCGCACCATCGGCCTGCCCCTCTTCGAGTCCCTGGAGATCCTGGGCAAGGAGAAGTCCCTGACCCGCATCGACGCGGCCCTGGCGAAGCTCACCGCCTGA
- a CDS encoding HAD family hydrolase has protein sequence MPIRAVVWDIDDTIFDYARADTTGMHAHLTAEGLLERYDSAERALERWRTLTEFHWARFGAGGITFEAQRRDRVRDFLDAPELTDADADAWFGRYVGHYESAWSLFPDTLPTLDALADGYRHAVLSNSALLVQDRKLRVLGVRDRFEAVLCAADLGVSKPAAEAFHAVCTALRLAPAEVAYVGDQPEIDARGARDAGLVGIWLDRNGSVVEAPSGVHRISRLSELPALLRADTRFGAQSTFG, from the coding sequence ATGCCCATCAGAGCCGTGGTCTGGGACATCGATGACACGATCTTCGACTACGCGCGCGCCGACACCACCGGCATGCACGCGCACCTCACCGCCGAGGGGCTCCTTGAGCGGTACGACTCCGCCGAGCGCGCCCTGGAGCGCTGGCGGACGCTCACCGAGTTCCACTGGGCCCGCTTCGGCGCGGGAGGGATCACCTTCGAGGCGCAGCGCCGCGACCGCGTCCGTGACTTCCTGGACGCCCCGGAGCTGACCGACGCCGACGCGGACGCCTGGTTCGGCCGTTACGTCGGTCACTACGAATCGGCCTGGTCCCTCTTCCCCGACACCCTCCCCACCCTGGACGCCCTCGCCGACGGCTACCGCCACGCCGTGCTCTCCAACTCCGCCCTGCTGGTCCAGGACCGCAAACTGCGCGTCCTCGGCGTGCGCGACCGCTTCGAGGCCGTCCTGTGCGCCGCCGACCTGGGCGTCTCCAAGCCCGCCGCCGAGGCCTTCCACGCGGTCTGTACGGCGCTGCGACTGGCCCCCGCCGAGGTCGCCTACGTGGGTGACCAGCCGGAGATCGACGCCCGGGGCGCCCGGGACGCGGGGCTCGTCGGGATCTGGCTCGACCGCAACGGCTCGGTGGTCGAGGCCCCCTCGGGCGTGCACCGCATCTCGCGCCTGAGCGAGCTGCCCGCGCTGCTGCGCGCCGATACCCGTTTTGGAGCGCAGTCCACCTTCGGGTAA
- a CDS encoding MerR family transcriptional regulator, with amino-acid sequence MRLAELSRRSGVPTATIKYYLREGLLPPGRRVTATQAEYDDAHLRRLRLVRALIQVGRVPIASAREVLTALEDESLDHNSRLGTAVWALPHGPEPTEDEALQERAGRTVDALLGRLGWGSAQEYAAESPAYRMLVTAVAALARLGYPCTVEDLAPYAHAGHQLAVSDLDLIERYESADEQLEAAVALTVLYEPVLLALRRIAQAEESHRRYGQQSPGKCAKCGE; translated from the coding sequence ATGAGACTGGCGGAGCTGAGCCGGCGCAGCGGGGTCCCCACGGCCACGATCAAGTACTACTTGCGCGAGGGGCTGCTGCCGCCGGGCCGGCGCGTGACGGCGACCCAGGCCGAGTACGACGACGCCCACCTCCGGCGGCTGCGGCTCGTCCGGGCGCTGATCCAGGTGGGCCGGGTGCCGATCGCCTCTGCGCGCGAGGTCCTGACCGCCCTGGAGGACGAGTCCCTGGACCACAACTCCCGACTGGGCACGGCCGTTTGGGCCCTGCCGCACGGTCCGGAGCCGACGGAGGACGAGGCCCTCCAGGAGCGGGCGGGCCGCACGGTGGACGCGTTGCTCGGCCGCCTCGGGTGGGGGTCCGCCCAGGAGTACGCGGCCGAGTCACCGGCGTACCGGATGCTGGTGACCGCCGTGGCCGCCCTGGCCAGGCTCGGATATCCGTGCACCGTCGAGGACTTGGCGCCCTACGCCCACGCGGGTCATCAACTGGCCGTGAGCGACCTGGACTTGATCGAGCGGTACGAGTCCGCCGACGAGCAGTTGGAGGCGGCCGTCGCGCTCACGGTGCTGTACGAACCGGTGCTGCTCGCGCTGCGCCGGATCGCGCAGGCCGAGGAGTCCCACCGCCGCTACGGGCAGCAGAGCCCTGGCAAGTGCGCGAAGTGCGGGGAATGA
- a CDS encoding DUF4188 domain-containing protein has protein sequence MSDKPIEGRMTAEATGDVVVFHIGMRINNFAAVRSWWPVFQAMPRMLKELSKDRGSGMLGYRLLLGGPRLMYVVQYWESREKLLAYSVAQDKAHRPAWAAFNQRLREGRGKVGFWHETYLVPAGAHEAVYVNMPAFGLGKATGVVPVGRRGERAADRLKAA, from the coding sequence ATGAGCGACAAGCCGATCGAAGGGCGCATGACCGCCGAGGCGACGGGCGACGTGGTCGTCTTCCACATCGGGATGCGCATCAACAATTTCGCTGCCGTACGCAGCTGGTGGCCCGTCTTCCAGGCGATGCCGCGCATGCTCAAGGAGCTGTCGAAGGACCGGGGGAGCGGGATGCTGGGGTACCGGCTGCTGCTCGGCGGGCCGCGCCTGATGTACGTCGTCCAGTACTGGGAGTCGCGCGAGAAGCTGCTCGCCTACTCGGTGGCGCAGGACAAGGCGCACCGCCCCGCCTGGGCGGCCTTCAACCAGCGGCTGCGGGAAGGCAGGGGGAAGGTCGGCTTCTGGCACGAGACGTACCTCGTGCCGGCCGGCGCCCATGAGGCGGTGTACGTCAACATGCCGGCGTTCGGCCTGGGGAAGGCCACCGGTGTGGTTCCCGTGGGCCGTCGAGGCGAGCGGGCGGCCGATCGCCTCAAGGCGGCTTGA
- the ndgR gene encoding IclR family transcriptional regulator NdgR produces MDNSSGVGVLDKAALVLSALESGPATLAGLVAATGLARPTAHRLAVALEHHRMVARDMQGRFILGPRLAELAAAAGEDRLLATAGPVLTHLRDVTGESAQLYRRQGDMRICVAAAERLSGLRDTVPVGSTLTMKAGSSAQILMAWEEPERLHRGLQGARFTATALSGVRRRGWAQSIGEREPGVASVSAPVRGPSNRVVAAVSVSGPIERLTRHPGRMHAQAVIDAAGRLSEALRRTG; encoded by the coding sequence ATGGACAACTCTAGCGGCGTCGGCGTTCTCGACAAGGCGGCTCTTGTCTTGAGCGCCCTGGAGTCCGGTCCGGCCACCCTCGCGGGGTTGGTCGCGGCCACCGGACTCGCACGACCCACGGCCCACCGACTGGCCGTGGCACTGGAACACCACCGGATGGTGGCGCGGGACATGCAGGGCCGTTTCATTCTCGGCCCGCGCCTCGCGGAACTCGCGGCGGCGGCCGGTGAGGACCGCCTGCTCGCCACGGCGGGCCCGGTCCTCACGCACCTGCGCGACGTCACGGGCGAGAGCGCGCAGCTCTACCGCCGCCAGGGCGACATGCGCATCTGCGTGGCCGCGGCGGAGCGCCTCTCGGGCCTGCGGGACACCGTCCCGGTCGGCTCGACGCTGACCATGAAGGCGGGCTCGTCGGCCCAGATCCTGATGGCCTGGGAGGAGCCGGAGCGCCTGCACCGCGGACTCCAGGGCGCCCGTTTCACGGCGACGGCCCTTTCGGGTGTACGCCGCCGGGGCTGGGCCCAGTCGATCGGCGAGCGGGAGCCGGGCGTCGCGTCGGTCTCCGCGCCGGTGCGCGGCCCCTCCAACCGCGTGGTCGCCGCCGTCTCGGTCTCCGGACCCATCGAGCGCCTGACCCGCCACCCGGGCCGCATGCACGCGCAGGCGGTCATCGACGCCGCCGGACGCCTCTCCGAGGCCCTGCGCCGCACCGGCTGA
- the leuC gene encoding 3-isopropylmalate dehydratase large subunit, translated as MGRTLAEKVWDDHVVRRAEGEPDLLYIDLHLLHEVTSPQAFDGLRQAGRQVRRLDLTLATEDHNTPTLDIDKPIADPVSRAQLETLRKNCADFGVRLHPLGDVEQGVVHVVGPQLGLTQPGTTVVCGDSHTSTHGAFGALAFGIGTSQVEHVLATQTLPMARPKTMAITVDGELPDDVTAKDLILAVIAKIGTGGGQGYVLEYRGPAIEKLSMEARMTICNMSIEAGARAGMIAPDETTFDYLQDRVHAPQGEDWDAAVAYWKTLKTDEDAVFDAEVHIDATSLAPFVTWGTNPGQGAPLSARVPDPASYEDASERHAAEKALEYMGLTAGQPLRDIKVDTVFVGSCTNGRIEDLRAAASVVEGRKVADGVRMLVVPGSVRVSLQAVAEGLDKVFVAAGAEWRHAGCSMCLGMNPDQLAPGERSASTSNRNFEGRQGKGGRTHLVSPQVAAATAVTGHLASPADLSDAPVTAGV; from the coding sequence ATGGGTAGGACACTCGCGGAGAAGGTCTGGGACGACCACGTCGTCCGGCGCGCCGAGGGCGAGCCCGACCTCCTCTACATCGATCTGCACCTGCTGCACGAGGTGACCAGCCCCCAGGCCTTCGACGGCCTCCGTCAGGCCGGCCGTCAGGTGCGGCGGCTCGACCTCACCCTCGCGACCGAGGATCACAACACCCCGACCCTCGACATCGACAAGCCCATCGCCGACCCGGTCTCGCGGGCCCAGCTGGAGACGCTGCGCAAGAACTGCGCCGACTTCGGTGTGCGCCTGCACCCGCTGGGCGACGTCGAGCAGGGTGTCGTCCACGTGGTGGGACCGCAGCTGGGACTGACGCAGCCGGGCACCACCGTCGTCTGCGGCGACTCCCACACCTCGACGCACGGCGCCTTCGGCGCGCTGGCGTTCGGCATCGGCACCTCGCAGGTCGAGCACGTGCTGGCCACCCAGACGCTGCCGATGGCCCGCCCCAAGACCATGGCCATCACCGTCGACGGCGAACTGCCCGACGACGTCACCGCCAAGGACCTGATCCTCGCCGTCATCGCGAAGATCGGCACCGGTGGCGGCCAGGGCTACGTCCTGGAGTACCGCGGCCCGGCCATCGAGAAGCTCTCGATGGAGGCCCGGATGACCATCTGCAACATGTCCATCGAGGCGGGCGCCCGCGCGGGCATGATCGCCCCGGACGAGACCACCTTCGACTACCTCCAGGACCGCGTCCACGCCCCGCAGGGCGAGGACTGGGACGCCGCGGTGGCGTACTGGAAGACCCTGAAGACGGACGAGGACGCGGTCTTCGACGCCGAGGTCCACATCGACGCCACCTCGCTCGCGCCGTTCGTCACCTGGGGCACCAACCCGGGCCAGGGCGCGCCGCTGTCGGCCCGCGTCCCCGACCCGGCTTCGTACGAAGACGCCTCGGAGCGCCACGCCGCCGAAAAGGCCCTGGAATACATGGGGTTGACCGCCGGGCAGCCGCTGCGCGACATCAAGGTCGACACCGTCTTCGTAGGTTCGTGCACCAACGGCCGTATCGAGGACCTGCGGGCGGCCGCCTCCGTCGTCGAGGGGCGCAAAGTCGCCGACGGCGTACGGATGCTGGTCGTCCCCGGCTCGGTCCGGGTCTCCCTCCAGGCCGTGGCGGAGGGCCTCGACAAGGTCTTCGTCGCCGCCGGCGCCGAATGGCGGCACGCGGGCTGTTCCATGTGCCTCGGCATGAACCCCGACCAACTGGCCCCCGGCGAGCGCTCGGCGTCCACGTCCAACCGCAACTTCGAGGGCAGGCAGGGCAAGGGCGGCCGCACCCACCTGGTCTCCCCGCAGGTCGCCGCCGCGACCGCGGTCACCGGCCACCTGGCCTCGCCCGCCGACCTGTCCGACGCCCCCGTGACCGCCGGAGTCTGA
- the leuD gene encoding 3-isopropylmalate dehydratase small subunit, giving the protein MEAFTTHTGRAVPLRRSNVDTDQIIPAHWLKKVTRDGFEDGLFEAWRKDPEFVLNRPERRGATVLVAGPDFGTGSSREHAVWALQNYGFKAVVSSRFADIFRGNSLKNGLLTVVLDQQVVDALWELTENDPQAEITVDLQDRQVRAQGITADFELDENARWRLLNGLDDISITLRNEPDIAAYESKRPSYKPRTVQV; this is encoded by the coding sequence ATGGAAGCATTCACCACGCACACCGGCCGGGCCGTTCCGCTGCGCCGCAGCAACGTCGACACCGACCAGATCATCCCCGCCCACTGGCTGAAGAAGGTCACCAGGGACGGCTTCGAGGACGGGCTCTTCGAGGCCTGGCGCAAGGACCCGGAGTTCGTGCTCAACCGGCCCGAGCGGCGCGGCGCCACCGTCCTGGTCGCCGGCCCCGACTTCGGCACCGGATCCTCCCGCGAGCACGCCGTGTGGGCCCTGCAGAACTACGGCTTCAAGGCGGTCGTCTCCTCCCGCTTCGCCGACATCTTCCGCGGCAACTCGCTGAAGAACGGCCTGCTCACCGTCGTACTCGACCAGCAGGTCGTGGACGCGCTGTGGGAGCTGACCGAGAACGACCCGCAGGCCGAGATCACCGTCGACCTCCAGGACCGCCAGGTCCGCGCCCAGGGCATCACCGCCGACTTCGAACTCGACGAGAACGCCCGCTGGCGGCTCCTGAACGGCCTGGACGACATCAGCATCACGCTGCGGAACGAGCCCGACATCGCCGCGTACGAGTCCAAGCGCCCCTCGTACAAGCCGCGGACCGTGCAGGTCTGA
- a CDS encoding HU family DNA-binding protein has protein sequence MNKAQLVEAIADKVGGRQQAADAVDAVLDAIVRAVVSGDRVSVTGFGSFEKVDRPARYARNPQTGERVRVKKTSVPRFRAGQGFKDLVSGSKKLPKNDVAVKKAPKGSLTGGASATVKKAAAKKATTAKKATAKKTAPAKKATPAKKTTATAAKKATAKKATTAKKATATPTTKKAAAKKTTAKKATPAAKKTTAKKTAPAAKKATAKKTAPAKKATTRKTTAKKATARKK, from the coding sequence GTGAACAAGGCGCAGCTCGTAGAAGCGATTGCCGACAAGGTGGGGGGCCGCCAGCAGGCCGCCGACGCCGTCGACGCGGTCCTGGACGCCATCGTCCGTGCCGTGGTCAGCGGAGACCGTGTTTCGGTCACCGGCTTCGGCTCGTTCGAGAAGGTCGACCGCCCGGCCCGTTACGCCCGCAACCCGCAGACCGGGGAGCGCGTGCGCGTCAAGAAGACCTCGGTTCCGCGCTTCCGTGCGGGACAGGGCTTCAAGGACCTGGTCAGCGGCTCGAAGAAGCTCCCGAAGAACGACGTCGCGGTCAAGAAGGCGCCCAAGGGCAGCCTGACCGGCGGCGCTTCGGCGACGGTCAAGAAGGCCGCCGCGAAGAAGGCCACCACCGCCAAGAAGGCCACGGCGAAGAAGACCGCGCCCGCCAAGAAGGCCACGCCGGCGAAGAAGACCACGGCGACGGCGGCGAAGAAGGCGACGGCGAAGAAGGCCACCACCGCCAAGAAGGCGACGGCGACGCCGACGACCAAGAAGGCGGCGGCCAAGAAGACCACCGCCAAGAAGGCCACCCCCGCCGCGAAGAAGACCACGGCGAAGAAGACCGCGCCGGCCGCCAAGAAGGCCACCGCGAAGAAGACCGCGCCCGCCAAGAAGGCCACGACGCGCAAGACGACCGCCAAGAAGGCCACCGCCCGCAAGAAGTAA
- the cofC gene encoding 2-phospho-L-lactate guanylyltransferase, with protein sequence MQWTLVIPLKPLERAKSRLAPTAGDGLRPGLALAFAQDTVAAAVACPAVRDVAVVTDDALARRELAALGARVVPDEPGAGLNAALRHGAAVVRAGRSEAYVAALNADLPALRPLELARVLDGAALFPRAFLADAAGIGTTLLTAAAGTELSPAFGMDSRARHAVSGAVELALDGVDSVRQDVDTGQDLRAALALGVGARTAKAAARLLIAD encoded by the coding sequence GTGCAGTGGACCCTGGTCATACCCCTGAAGCCGCTGGAGCGCGCCAAGAGCAGGCTCGCCCCGACCGCCGGCGACGGCCTGCGGCCGGGCCTGGCCCTGGCGTTCGCGCAGGACACGGTGGCCGCGGCGGTCGCGTGCCCGGCGGTGCGGGATGTGGCGGTCGTCACGGACGACGCCCTGGCGCGTCGTGAGCTCGCGGCGCTGGGCGCGAGGGTCGTGCCGGACGAGCCGGGAGCGGGCCTGAACGCCGCCCTGCGGCACGGCGCGGCGGTCGTCCGCGCCGGCCGGTCCGAGGCATACGTCGCCGCCCTGAACGCCGATCTGCCCGCGCTGCGCCCGCTGGAATTGGCCCGGGTCCTCGACGGCGCCGCCCTATTTCCCCGGGCATTTCTGGCGGACGCCGCCGGAATCGGGACGACATTGCTGACCGCAGCGGCCGGTACGGAATTGAGCCCCGCATTCGGCATGGATTCCCGTGCCCGTCACGCGGTGTCCGGTGCGGTGGAACTCGCACTGGACGGCGTCGATTCCGTACGCCAGGACGTGGACACCGGTCAGGACCTGCGGGCCGCCCTCGCGCTCGGCGTCGGCGCGCGCACCGCGAAGGCCGCCGCCCGGCTGCTCATCGCCGACTGA
- a CDS encoding lysophospholipid acyltransferase family protein, which produces MSRRRIGFWYRLAAVIAKPPLVVLFKRDWRGMEHIPADGGFITAVNHNSHIDPLSYAHFQYNTGRLPRFLAKDGLFKDGFVGRVMKGTGQIPVYRETTNALDAFRAAVAAIERGECVAFYPEGTLTRDPDMWPMTAKSGAARVALETRCPVIPVAQWGANLALPPYSKKPHLFPRKTLQVKAGPPVDLSRFYDKEPTPEVLREATEAIMAAITGLLEEIRGEKAPDRPYDPRRARLAQRRKAAGRQARHGTTHSTSEDSK; this is translated from the coding sequence GTGTCCCGCCGCAGAATCGGCTTCTGGTACCGCCTGGCGGCGGTCATCGCAAAACCGCCGCTGGTGGTTCTGTTCAAGCGGGACTGGCGTGGAATGGAACACATTCCGGCCGACGGAGGATTCATCACGGCGGTGAATCACAACTCGCATATCGACCCGTTGTCGTACGCACACTTCCAGTACAACACCGGCCGACTGCCCCGTTTCCTGGCAAAGGACGGCCTTTTCAAGGACGGCTTCGTCGGCAGGGTCATGAAGGGCACGGGCCAGATCCCGGTCTACCGCGAGACGACGAACGCGCTCGACGCCTTCCGTGCCGCGGTCGCCGCCATCGAGCGCGGCGAGTGCGTCGCGTTCTACCCCGAGGGCACGCTCACCCGGGACCCCGACATGTGGCCGATGACCGCCAAGTCCGGCGCCGCGCGGGTCGCCCTGGAGACCAGGTGCCCGGTCATCCCCGTCGCCCAGTGGGGCGCCAACCTCGCCCTGCCGCCGTACAGCAAGAAGCCCCACCTCTTCCCGCGCAAGACCCTTCAGGTGAAGGCCGGACCCCCCGTCGACCTGTCGCGCTTCTACGACAAGGAGCCGACGCCCGAGGTGCTCCGCGAGGCGACCGAGGCCATCATGGCCGCGATCACCGGGCTCCTGGAGGAGATCCGGGGCGAGAAGGCCCCCGACCGGCCGTACGACCCGCGCAGGGCACGGCTGGCGCAACGACGCAAGGCAGCGGGCCGCCAGGCGCGGCACGGCACCACCCACAGCACCTCGGAGGACAGCAAGTGA
- a CDS encoding NAD(P)H-dependent glycerol-3-phosphate dehydrogenase produces the protein MTNPVHPADPVRPVKAAVFGTGSWGTAFGMVLADAGCDVTLWGRRAELADAVNSTRTNPDYLPGVALPENLRATTDPAEAAADADFTVLAVPSQTLRGNLAAWAPLLAPETVLVSLMKGVELGSAMRMSEVIGDVTKVPSERVAVVTGPNLAREIAARQPAAAVVACEDEAVAQRLQRACHTPYFRPYTNTDVVGCELGGAVKNVIGLAVGIADGMGLGDNAKGSLITRGLAETTRLGLAMGADPLTFSGLAGLGDLVATCSSPLSRNHTFGTNLGKGMTLEETIAVTKQTAEGVKSCESVLDLARRHGVDMPITETVVGIVHDGTPPVVALKELMSRSAKPERR, from the coding sequence GTGACGAACCCCGTGCACCCCGCGGACCCGGTGCGCCCGGTCAAGGCCGCCGTCTTCGGAACGGGCTCCTGGGGTACGGCCTTCGGCATGGTGCTCGCCGACGCGGGGTGCGACGTCACCCTGTGGGGCCGTCGCGCCGAACTCGCCGACGCGGTCAACTCCACGCGGACCAACCCGGACTACCTCCCCGGTGTCGCACTTCCCGAGAACCTCCGGGCGACCACCGACCCGGCCGAGGCCGCCGCGGACGCCGACTTCACGGTCCTCGCCGTGCCCTCCCAGACGCTGCGCGGCAACCTCGCCGCGTGGGCGCCGCTGCTGGCCCCCGAGACCGTCCTCGTCTCCCTCATGAAGGGCGTCGAACTGGGCTCGGCCATGCGCATGAGCGAGGTCATCGGCGACGTCACGAAGGTCCCCTCCGAGCGCGTCGCCGTCGTCACCGGGCCCAACCTCGCGCGGGAGATCGCCGCGCGGCAGCCCGCAGCCGCCGTGGTCGCCTGCGAGGACGAAGCGGTCGCCCAGCGCCTCCAGAGGGCCTGCCACACGCCGTACTTCCGCCCGTACACCAACACCGACGTCGTCGGCTGCGAACTCGGCGGCGCCGTCAAGAACGTCATCGGCCTCGCCGTCGGCATCGCGGACGGCATGGGCCTCGGCGACAACGCCAAGGGCTCGCTCATCACGCGCGGCCTCGCGGAGACCACCCGCCTCGGGCTCGCCATGGGCGCCGACCCGCTGACGTTCTCCGGACTCGCGGGCCTCGGCGACCTGGTGGCGACCTGCTCATCGCCGCTCTCGCGCAACCACACCTTCGGCACCAACCTCGGCAAGGGCATGACCCTGGAGGAGACGATCGCGGTCACCAAGCAGACCGCCGAGGGCGTCAAGTCCTGTGAGTCCGTGCTGGATCTGGCCCGCCGGCACGGCGTCGACATGCCCATCACGGAGACCGTCGTCGGCATCGTCCACGACGGCACGCCTCCGGTGGTGGCCCTCAAGGAACTGATGTCGCGCAGCGCCAAGCCCGAGCGTCGCTGA